One part of the Caproiciproducens sp. CPB-2 genome encodes these proteins:
- a CDS encoding ABC-F family ATP-binding cassette domain-containing protein, which produces MITVSDLGLGFNGQNLFSHVNLLFTAGNCYGVIGANGAGKSTFLKILSGELEPTKGEVVIDPRLRMSVLRQDHHAYDSYTVFETILMGNARLYEVRKQKDAIYEKEDFTDEDGIRAAELEAEFAELNGWEAETEAGKLLQGLGLDNALLDSVMGALTGTEKVRVLLARALFGQPDIILLDEPTNDLDNKSIAWLESFLMDYEGTVIVVSHDRHFLNNVCTHIVDIDFNKIRMYVGNYDFWYESSQLMQRVMRDQNRKAEDKIKELQSFIQRFSANKSKSKQATSRKKLLEKISVEEMPASSRRYPYVGFTMDREPGKEILEVTDLSKTVDGVKVLNNVSFRVNKGDKIAFVGSNEIANTTLFKILMEELEPDEGSFKWGVSTSQSYFPQDNSAYFNGCEESILKWLEQYSKDTTETYLRGFLGKMLFSGEDVLKPVNVLSGGEKVRCMLSRMMMFGANVLVVDQPTNHLDLESITAVNNGLTDFKGVVLFASHDHQFVQTIANRVIEITEDGVIDRVSTYDEYLEARDGILS; this is translated from the coding sequence ATGATTACTGTATCCGATCTTGGCCTTGGGTTTAACGGCCAGAACCTGTTTTCACACGTCAATCTGCTTTTTACCGCCGGGAACTGCTACGGTGTCATCGGTGCGAACGGCGCGGGAAAATCCACCTTCCTGAAAATTCTTTCCGGCGAACTGGAGCCCACGAAGGGCGAGGTTGTCATTGACCCCCGTCTGCGGATGTCCGTGCTCAGGCAGGACCACCACGCCTACGACTCCTATACCGTTTTTGAAACCATCCTGATGGGCAACGCCCGTCTGTACGAAGTGAGGAAACAAAAGGACGCCATTTACGAAAAAGAGGACTTTACCGACGAGGACGGAATCCGCGCCGCGGAGCTGGAAGCGGAGTTTGCCGAGCTGAACGGCTGGGAGGCCGAAACCGAAGCGGGGAAGCTTCTGCAGGGGCTCGGCCTGGACAATGCGCTGCTGGATTCCGTGATGGGCGCCCTCACGGGAACGGAAAAGGTCCGCGTCCTGCTTGCCCGTGCGCTGTTCGGGCAGCCGGATATCATTCTTCTGGACGAGCCCACCAACGACCTCGACAACAAATCCATCGCCTGGCTGGAAAGCTTTCTGATGGATTATGAGGGAACGGTGATCGTGGTGTCCCATGACCGTCATTTTCTGAATAACGTCTGTACCCATATCGTCGACATCGATTTCAATAAAATCAGGATGTATGTGGGCAACTACGATTTCTGGTACGAGTCCAGCCAGCTGATGCAGCGCGTCATGCGCGACCAGAACAGGAAGGCGGAGGACAAAATCAAGGAGCTGCAGAGCTTTATCCAGCGCTTTTCCGCCAACAAGTCGAAATCAAAGCAGGCGACTTCCCGGAAGAAGCTGCTTGAGAAAATCTCCGTTGAGGAAATGCCCGCGTCTTCGCGCCGGTATCCCTACGTCGGCTTTACCATGGATCGTGAGCCGGGCAAGGAAATCCTTGAGGTCACGGACCTTTCCAAAACCGTCGACGGCGTAAAGGTGCTGAACAACGTCAGCTTCCGCGTAAACAAGGGCGACAAGATTGCCTTTGTCGGCTCCAATGAAATCGCCAACACCACGCTGTTTAAAATCCTGATGGAGGAGCTGGAACCGGACGAAGGCTCCTTCAAGTGGGGCGTTTCCACCAGCCAGTCGTATTTTCCCCAGGATAATTCCGCTTATTTCAACGGCTGTGAGGAAAGCATCCTCAAATGGCTGGAGCAGTATTCCAAAGATACGACGGAAACGTATCTGCGCGGCTTTCTCGGGAAGATGCTCTTTTCCGGCGAGGACGTTTTAAAGCCGGTGAACGTGCTTTCCGGCGGCGAAAAAGTGCGCTGCATGCTTTCGCGCATGATGATGTTCGGCGCCAATGTCCTTGTGGTGGACCAGCCGACCAACCATCTGGACCTGGAGTCCATTACCGCCGTGAACAACGGCCTGACGGACTTCAAGGGCGTGGTGCTGTTTGCTTCCCACGACCACCAGTTTGTCCAGACCATCGCGAACCGCGTGATCGAAATTACGGAAGACGGCGTCATCGACCGTGTTTCCACTTATGACGAATATCTGGAAGCGCGCGACGGCATCCTCTCTTAA
- a CDS encoding metal-dependent transcriptional regulator, translating to MKIQESGENYLETILILQNKNGYVRSIDVANYLDFTKASVSRAMSILKEAGYLTMEPNGNLVLTELGRAKAGSVYERHNLIAQFLEMTLGVSSDIALQDSCRIEHIISEESFDRIKQYTQEHSRDGGAE from the coding sequence GTGAAAATACAGGAATCGGGCGAAAATTATCTTGAAACCATACTGATTTTACAGAATAAAAACGGATACGTCCGTTCGATCGACGTTGCCAATTACCTGGATTTTACCAAGGCAAGCGTCAGCCGGGCCATGAGCATTTTAAAAGAGGCGGGCTACCTTACCATGGAGCCGAACGGCAATCTGGTCCTTACGGAGCTGGGGCGCGCAAAGGCCGGCTCCGTGTACGAGCGTCACAACCTGATTGCGCAGTTTCTGGAAATGACCCTCGGGGTCAGCAGCGACATCGCCCTGCAGGACTCCTGCCGTATTGAGCATATTATCAGCGAAGAAAGCTTCGACCGTATCAAACAATATACGCAGGAGCATAGCCGCGACGGAGGTGCCGAATGA
- a CDS encoding CFI-box-CTERM domain-containing protein, producing MNYITALCPHCKKELQLPEDAEDIVCMYCAQPIHVKSLLLKAEPAADDDYQRLMEEAFSLLKDEIFIVKNGFKNVKQNVYPAAFEKYNNLISPALKAYCLAAAGKDEAPGFFADVLFDRFQKKIEESGIKKESDPRLFEYRYMIVAFTVPAILEQHTPAAEALADSFLKVWNEHYPKNPLGKSNYDTISSGFRKKLCFITTAVCSSLGKGDDCPELNAFRRFRDGWLAATPQGKAKIGEYYLFAPMIVSGIDRADNRQAVYREIWENHLSPCLKSLEDGNPQQCAEQYEEMMTALEQKWLS from the coding sequence ATGAATTATATTACCGCACTGTGCCCTCACTGCAAAAAAGAACTGCAGCTGCCGGAGGACGCAGAGGATATTGTGTGCATGTACTGCGCGCAGCCCATTCATGTGAAATCGCTGCTCCTGAAAGCCGAACCGGCAGCGGACGACGACTATCAAAGGCTGATGGAGGAAGCCTTTTCCCTCTTAAAGGACGAGATTTTCATCGTGAAAAACGGGTTTAAAAACGTCAAGCAGAACGTTTATCCCGCCGCGTTTGAAAAATACAACAACCTGATTTCCCCCGCTTTGAAAGCATACTGCCTTGCCGCGGCAGGCAAGGATGAAGCGCCCGGCTTCTTTGCGGACGTTCTCTTTGACCGCTTTCAGAAAAAGATTGAAGAAAGCGGGATCAAAAAGGAAAGCGACCCCCGGCTTTTTGAATACCGTTACATGATTGTGGCCTTTACGGTGCCCGCCATCCTGGAACAGCATACTCCCGCCGCCGAAGCGCTTGCGGACAGCTTTTTAAAGGTCTGGAACGAACATTATCCGAAAAATCCGCTCGGGAAATCAAACTATGACACCATCAGCAGCGGCTTCCGAAAAAAGCTGTGCTTTATCACCACCGCGGTCTGCTCCTCGCTCGGCAAGGGAGACGACTGCCCGGAACTGAACGCTTTCCGCCGTTTCCGCGACGGCTGGCTTGCAGCCACGCCACAGGGCAAAGCCAAAATCGGCGAATACTATCTTTTCGCCCCGATGATTGTCAGCGGAATTGACCGGGCGGACAACCGTCAGGCCGTCTACCGGGAAATCTGGGAAAACCACCTCTCCCCCTGTCTGAAATCGCTGGAGGACGGAAACCCGCAGCAATGCGCGGAGCAATACGAAGAGATGATGACTGCTCTCGAACAAAAATGGCTGAGCTGA
- a CDS encoding TetR/AcrR family transcriptional regulator yields the protein MKEMKESRKTRYTRMTLQDSLFELMEKKPITKITIKELCENADINRTTFYAYYTDQYDLLRKIEDETLSWVKETLTNLIGKTDKYESMEVLEGIFQYFAENRKHIQVLMSEQGDIDFQKQLFTLIYQECGISPSATADANVSIKEDYFVFVVNGSIGLIQYWLKNGLNRSVKEMAEIIYSMSSQIR from the coding sequence ATGAAGGAAATGAAAGAGAGCCGAAAAACACGTTATACGCGTATGACTTTGCAGGACAGCCTGTTTGAGTTAATGGAGAAAAAGCCGATTACAAAAATCACCATTAAAGAGCTGTGTGAAAATGCGGACATCAACCGTACGACTTTCTATGCGTATTATACCGACCAGTACGACCTCCTTCGCAAAATTGAGGACGAGACTCTTTCCTGGGTGAAGGAGACGCTTACCAATCTGATCGGTAAAACGGACAAATACGAATCGATGGAGGTCCTCGAAGGGATTTTCCAATACTTTGCTGAGAACAGGAAGCATATTCAGGTCCTGATGAGTGAGCAGGGCGATATCGATTTCCAGAAGCAGCTGTTCACCCTGATCTATCAGGAATGCGGGATCTCTCCCTCAGCCACAGCGGATGCGAATGTAAGCATCAAAGAGGACTATTTCGTATTTGTCGTAAACGGGAGCATCGGTCTGATACAGTACTGGCTTAAAAACGGCCTGAACAGGTCCGTGAAGGAAATGGCTGAAATTATTTACAGCATGTCTTCCCAGATCAGGTAA
- a CDS encoding ABC transporter ATP-binding protein, with protein sequence MDFITFENVEREYRVGDAVIKAVDGISFSLGSGTFNVVLGQSGAGKTTVLNMLGGMDSPTAGRIIVNGSEVSGMSERELTDYRRTQIGFVFQFYNLVPNLTALENVQLAEEICPEPLDAREMLRRVGLEKRMDNFPSQMSGGEQQRVSIARALAKNPQIVLCDEPTGALDSETGRKVLRLIRDVANDLGKTVIIVTHNAPISEMAQTVLHMRDGKIAETEFHEHPKDVEEILW encoded by the coding sequence ATGGATTTTATCACATTTGAAAACGTGGAAAGGGAGTATCGCGTCGGAGACGCCGTGATCAAAGCGGTGGACGGCATCAGCTTCAGCCTCGGCAGCGGCACATTCAACGTGGTGCTCGGACAGAGCGGCGCGGGAAAAACCACGGTGCTCAACATGCTGGGCGGCATGGATTCGCCGACAGCCGGCAGGATTATTGTCAACGGAAGCGAGGTCTCCGGTATGTCGGAGCGAGAGCTTACCGACTACCGCCGCACACAGATCGGTTTTGTATTCCAGTTTTACAACCTGGTGCCGAATCTGACGGCACTGGAAAATGTGCAGCTCGCAGAGGAGATTTGTCCCGAGCCGCTCGACGCGCGCGAAATGCTGCGGCGAGTCGGTCTTGAAAAACGGATGGACAATTTCCCCAGCCAGATGTCGGGCGGCGAGCAGCAGCGTGTCTCTATCGCGCGGGCACTGGCAAAGAACCCGCAGATCGTACTGTGCGACGAACCGACCGGCGCGCTGGATTCCGAAACAGGGCGAAAAGTTCTTCGGCTCATTCGTGACGTTGCGAACGACCTTGGCAAGACGGTCATCATCGTTACGCACAACGCGCCGATTTCTGAGATGGCTCAGACGGTGCTGCATATGAGGGACGGAAAAATCGCTGAAACGGAGTTCCACGAGCACCCCAAAGACGTGGAGGAAATCCTATGGTGA
- a CDS encoding ABC transporter permease, with protein sequence MVKGALFRKSLRDMKKSKAQFISIFIMAALAVSLMTGLDSIWFTVQNHADAMYRATNLSDFWVTVQNPSEQQLWGIRQIDGVTQVEKRFSADADTDLPGNPTLHIYALSDRSTLDQPEMQEGKFSKSGGAVLDSAFAKAHNLKIGDRISIRLNGVWLRLPIDGLALNSEQVFALKNSATVMPDPAAYGFAVIRSGVLESVYGQKVYNQISVKAAPGTDLIQVEQKANTVIGDDLIGMTLQKDNSSVSGVSGRIQQIKSLSVVFPLLFFLITALITQSTMTRLVENQRGQIGILKALGYSKRSILWHYTSYGVMIGVLGALTGLAAGPNIFGRLLVPRMKLAFADYRISVNFAHFAFALLLILLCTGGISFYACWKLQGDTPAVLLREKPPNKGDHIFLETLPSLWRKMKFSSKLIARNTLKNKSRLIMSTIGVMGCTGVIIAALGVRSMLSGINEQMYESTFVYDQKIILDTTKTDSRYLGNLGLDGVIQQLEESAIGVISPGGERKMEPITITTGDSPLIHLQDAARNPVSLPENGILMSRKLCETLGVQPGDSIRIKRTNEGYVSVPIVQTAYFASGQGIYMTDTYWKSLGETFKPTALLVKWNGAPDEKFLASDAVADATTRESQQSGLASSTQVVNLAVIMMIIMGAALAFVVLYNTGILNFAERIRDLATLRVLGFRHREIQNLVLVENYFSVLLGMLSGIPVGRYLSWLIASKMGEQMDLLGNITLPDVLIAGILTLCFAWVVNNVVARKMKQIDMLEALKSVE encoded by the coding sequence ATGGTGAAGGGCGCCCTGTTCAGAAAATCCCTGCGCGACATGAAGAAGTCCAAAGCACAGTTTATCTCGATTTTCATTATGGCGGCGCTGGCCGTTTCCCTGATGACGGGCCTCGACAGCATCTGGTTCACTGTTCAGAACCACGCGGACGCCATGTACCGCGCGACAAACCTTTCCGATTTTTGGGTGACCGTGCAGAATCCCTCGGAACAGCAGCTCTGGGGCATCCGTCAGATCGACGGGGTGACGCAGGTGGAGAAGCGCTTTTCCGCCGACGCGGATACGGATCTGCCCGGCAACCCCACCCTGCACATTTACGCGCTCAGTGACCGCAGCACTCTTGACCAGCCGGAGATGCAGGAGGGAAAATTCAGCAAAAGCGGCGGCGCGGTGCTGGACAGCGCCTTTGCCAAGGCGCACAACCTGAAAATCGGTGACCGGATCTCCATCAGGCTGAACGGCGTTTGGCTGCGCCTGCCGATCGACGGGCTGGCGCTGAACAGCGAGCAGGTTTTTGCCCTGAAAAACTCCGCCACTGTCATGCCGGATCCGGCCGCATACGGTTTTGCGGTGATACGTTCCGGCGTGCTGGAGAGCGTTTACGGACAGAAAGTCTACAACCAGATCAGCGTAAAAGCCGCACCGGGTACCGATCTGATACAGGTAGAACAAAAAGCGAACACCGTCATCGGCGACGACCTCATCGGCATGACCCTTCAGAAAGACAACAGCAGCGTCAGCGGTGTGAGCGGCCGGATTCAGCAGATCAAATCGCTCTCCGTCGTATTCCCGCTTCTGTTTTTTCTCATCACCGCGCTGATCACGCAGAGTACGATGACACGGCTGGTGGAAAACCAGCGCGGGCAGATCGGGATCCTGAAGGCTCTGGGCTACAGCAAACGGAGCATCCTCTGGCATTACACCTCCTACGGAGTCATGATCGGCGTGCTCGGCGCGCTCACCGGCCTTGCGGCGGGGCCAAACATCTTTGGCAGGTTGCTGGTGCCGCGGATGAAGCTGGCGTTTGCCGACTACCGTATCAGCGTCAATTTTGCGCACTTTGCGTTTGCCCTCCTTCTGATCCTTCTGTGCACGGGAGGCATTTCGTTTTACGCCTGCTGGAAACTCCAGGGGGACACCCCTGCGGTGCTTCTCCGGGAAAAGCCGCCGAACAAAGGAGATCACATCTTTCTGGAAACTCTCCCCTCCCTCTGGCGGAAAATGAAGTTCAGCAGCAAGCTGATTGCGCGGAACACTCTGAAGAACAAGAGCCGTCTCATCATGAGCACCATTGGCGTTATGGGCTGCACCGGCGTGATTATTGCGGCGCTGGGAGTCCGAAGCATGCTTTCGGGGATCAACGAGCAAATGTATGAGTCCACCTTTGTCTATGATCAGAAGATCATCCTCGACACTACAAAGACCGATTCCCGTTACCTTGGCAACCTGGGGCTGGACGGGGTCATACAGCAGCTGGAGGAATCCGCCATTGGGGTGATCTCCCCGGGCGGCGAACGGAAAATGGAGCCGATCACCATCACAACCGGCGACAGCCCCCTGATCCATCTGCAGGACGCTGCCAGGAATCCCGTTTCCCTGCCGGAAAACGGGATCCTCATGAGCCGCAAGCTGTGCGAGACGCTCGGGGTCCAGCCGGGAGACAGCATCCGGATCAAGCGCACGAACGAAGGATATGTCTCCGTGCCGATTGTACAGACGGCCTACTTTGCCTCCGGCCAGGGAATTTACATGACCGATACTTACTGGAAATCCCTCGGGGAGACCTTCAAGCCGACAGCTCTGCTCGTGAAATGGAACGGCGCGCCGGATGAGAAGTTCCTCGCAAGCGACGCGGTGGCGGACGCGACGACGCGTGAAAGCCAGCAGTCCGGTCTTGCTTCCAGCACACAGGTGGTGAACCTCGCGGTGATCATGATGATCATTATGGGCGCGGCACTGGCATTTGTGGTGCTGTACAATACCGGCATCCTCAATTTTGCCGAGCGGATCCGCGACCTTGCGACGCTGCGGGTGCTCGGCTTCCGCCACCGGGAAATTCAGAATCTGGTGCTGGTTGAAAATTATTTTTCCGTGCTGCTCGGGATGCTGTCCGGTATCCCCGTTGGGCGGTATCTGTCGTGGCTGATCGCAAGCAAAATGGGGGAACAGATGGACCTTCTGGGCAACATCACGCTTCCGGATGTGCTGATTGCCGGGATATTGACCCTGTGCTTCGCCTGGGTCGTCAACAACGTCGTAGCCCGGAAAATGAAACAGATCGATATGCTTGAAGCGCTGAAAAGCGTCGAATAA
- a CDS encoding HlyD family secretion protein yields MKDWFLPVKGWILSHKKTALAGACALAVLFVALGIFFHQKNVPTAPQKTDSAASADRAGEIDAWGEVKYTRMEDISVDFPSIVTDVLVKEGERVTLGQPLVTLDLSEYSGNVEKLKQQLAANQAALPAATQDTAALETDIAQTQSQIARKTTEYNKGTSPDLKLAQTQLDTAKRNLSNYQALYSAGGASKETLNQYKDAVTQATETLQKTKNTLKDELDQLNVSLKSKQAQLSQAKLGNTANIAKQQGGVSSAQVDLDAMTAKTAKTYFKGNQIISDIKNGIVQNITVSSVAHLGVQGAPTKVLQIIDADSIAISAEVDEEFIGSVKAGETVRIVPTSAPDASLTGTVTQIPDLAVEKDGKRVVRVLVKPDDPKGLLKPGYTVDVYFSK; encoded by the coding sequence ATGAAGGATTGGTTTTTACCAGTGAAGGGCTGGATTTTATCGCATAAAAAAACGGCGTTGGCCGGGGCGTGCGCGCTCGCCGTGCTCTTCGTCGCACTCGGAATCTTTTTTCACCAGAAAAACGTCCCCACTGCTCCGCAGAAGACGGATTCTGCGGCTTCGGCAGATCGGGCCGGAGAGATCGACGCGTGGGGCGAGGTGAAATACACCCGCATGGAGGACATCAGCGTCGACTTCCCGTCGATCGTGACGGATGTATTGGTGAAGGAGGGCGAGCGGGTCACGCTCGGCCAGCCGCTCGTAACGCTGGACCTTTCCGAATACAGCGGAAATGTCGAGAAGCTGAAGCAGCAATTAGCCGCAAACCAGGCGGCGCTGCCCGCCGCCACGCAGGACACCGCCGCTCTGGAGACCGACATTGCCCAGACACAGAGCCAAATCGCGCGCAAAACGACGGAATATAACAAGGGCACGAGCCCCGATTTGAAGCTCGCTCAAACACAGCTCGACACCGCGAAGCGCAACCTCTCGAACTACCAGGCGCTCTACAGCGCGGGCGGGGCCTCGAAGGAAACGCTGAACCAGTATAAGGACGCCGTGACCCAGGCCACAGAAACCCTGCAAAAAACCAAAAACACCCTGAAAGACGAGCTTGACCAGCTGAACGTCTCGCTCAAATCCAAGCAGGCGCAGCTTTCACAGGCAAAGCTCGGCAACACCGCGAATATCGCGAAACAGCAGGGCGGCGTCTCCTCCGCACAGGTGGATCTGGACGCCATGACGGCCAAAACCGCAAAAACCTATTTCAAGGGGAACCAGATCATCTCCGATATCAAAAACGGAATCGTACAGAATATCACGGTCAGCAGCGTGGCCCATTTAGGCGTACAGGGCGCGCCGACCAAGGTGCTCCAGATCATCGACGCGGACTCCATCGCCATCAGCGCGGAGGTTGACGAAGAATTTATCGGCAGCGTGAAAGCCGGCGAAACCGTCAGGATCGTGCCAACCTCGGCCCCGGACGCCTCGCTCACCGGCACGGTTACACAGATTCCCGACCTGGCCGTGGAGAAGGACGGCAAGCGCGTCGTGCGCGTGCTGGTAAAGCCCGACGATCCGAAGGGCCTGCTGAAGCCGGGTTACACCGTGGATGTTTATTTTTCAAAATAA
- a CDS encoding TolC family protein, producing MNFQKITAGLLSVFLLAGTPVPALADTASDAVTAAPQIVNVNYADIEFLVRSGNQTIRANEKTLDSLNSNDAAGQIVVTAQKLYVTFHYLNAERNQLLKQQQALDDTLKITQLKADLGLITQTDLLNARQQKNTLADTLTALANQMRTVKNNLQVLLGYSSDYDLSISSAPSPDANFSAAMNEAADRQTAQSANWTLKEKKLAKEIADDDKDSDLDSTVDDYRAASLNYSLALNTFNASFQQVYNDVAEKQSRLASAQAAYDAKTKTLDAVKLQNTLGIASALELKNAQTDLDSAQAALDQAKLNLFSSQEQYRWALRGVISTSTQE from the coding sequence ATGAACTTTCAAAAAATCACCGCAGGGCTGCTGTCCGTTTTTCTTCTGGCGGGAACCCCGGTTCCCGCGCTCGCCGACACGGCCTCCGACGCGGTCACAGCCGCTCCCCAGATCGTAAATGTAAATTACGCGGACATTGAGTTTCTCGTGCGTTCGGGCAATCAGACCATCCGCGCAAATGAAAAAACGCTGGACAGTCTGAACAGCAACGACGCGGCCGGGCAGATCGTCGTAACGGCGCAGAAGCTTTATGTGACGTTTCACTACCTGAACGCCGAGCGCAATCAGCTGCTCAAGCAGCAGCAGGCGCTGGACGACACGCTGAAAATCACGCAGCTGAAAGCCGACCTCGGCCTCATTACGCAGACCGACCTGCTCAACGCCCGGCAGCAGAAAAACACATTGGCGGATACCCTCACCGCGCTGGCAAACCAGATGCGGACGGTGAAAAACAATCTTCAGGTGCTTCTGGGATACTCGTCCGATTACGACCTCTCGATTTCTTCCGCACCGTCGCCGGATGCAAATTTCTCCGCCGCAATGAACGAGGCGGCCGACCGGCAGACGGCGCAGAGCGCAAACTGGACGCTGAAAGAAAAAAAGCTGGCGAAGGAAATCGCCGACGACGACAAGGATTCCGATCTGGATTCAACAGTGGACGACTATCGCGCAGCGTCGCTGAATTACAGTCTTGCGCTGAACACATTCAACGCTTCCTTCCAGCAGGTGTACAACGACGTGGCGGAAAAGCAGAGCCGCCTTGCCTCGGCGCAGGCGGCTTACGACGCGAAAACGAAAACGCTTGACGCCGTAAAGCTCCAGAACACACTGGGGATCGCCTCGGCACTCGAACTGAAAAACGCGCAGACAGACCTGGACAGCGCGCAGGCCGCGCTCGATCAGGCGAAGCTCAATCTTTTTTCTTCCCAGGAGCAGTACCGCTGGGCGCTTCGGGGCGTGATCAGCACATCCACGCAGGAATAG
- a CDS encoding DUF4317 domain-containing protein produces MNEKEIAEIRRRFRPDKSNITRIRGCYVNDQKEIVSEFSQPLGLMPQEESEELLAILKKTLSGAIGKNLIDIEFATQQVLTGEEHKLLMALKDSSLENDDAVREFYGRVIQTLDMEGHYLILLAYDQYDVPYYTKDGEKQEDSPEVFSYFLCSICPVKLTKPALGYYVSENSFRNIRTDWVVSAPELGFLFPAFNDRSANIYNALYYSRNIAENHTEFVDTVFKSEIPMPAAAQKETFQAILEDTVAEDCSFDVVQAVQEQLSEMIEEHKNNKEEEPLAVSKKTVKGILESCGVSEARVTAFEEKFDTEFGADAEISPRNLIDTKQLEVRTPDVTIRVNPERNDLVETRIIDGTKYILIRADEGVEVNGVNIHIS; encoded by the coding sequence ATGAACGAAAAAGAAATTGCAGAAATCCGCCGCCGCTTCCGTCCGGACAAGAGCAATATTACCCGGATACGCGGCTGTTACGTCAACGATCAGAAAGAAATTGTTTCGGAGTTTAGCCAACCGCTGGGGTTAATGCCCCAGGAGGAGTCCGAAGAGCTGCTGGCCATTCTGAAGAAGACGCTGTCCGGGGCGATTGGAAAGAACCTGATCGACATTGAATTTGCGACACAGCAGGTCCTGACAGGCGAAGAGCACAAGCTGCTGATGGCGCTCAAAGATTCCTCGCTGGAAAACGATGACGCCGTGAGGGAATTTTACGGACGCGTGATTCAGACGCTCGACATGGAGGGCCATTATCTGATTCTTCTGGCTTACGACCAGTACGATGTTCCCTACTATACAAAAGACGGAGAAAAGCAGGAGGATTCCCCGGAGGTATTTTCGTACTTCCTGTGCAGCATCTGCCCTGTAAAATTAACAAAACCGGCGCTTGGCTACTATGTTTCCGAAAACAGCTTCCGCAACATCAGGACGGACTGGGTCGTGTCGGCGCCGGAGCTTGGATTCCTGTTTCCGGCTTTCAACGACCGCAGCGCCAACATTTACAACGCCCTTTACTACTCCCGCAACATTGCGGAGAACCATACGGAATTCGTCGACACCGTATTCAAAAGCGAGATTCCAATGCCCGCCGCCGCACAGAAGGAAACCTTCCAGGCCATTTTGGAGGATACCGTTGCCGAGGACTGCAGCTTCGATGTCGTGCAGGCGGTTCAGGAACAGTTGTCCGAAATGATCGAGGAGCACAAGAACAATAAAGAAGAGGAGCCGCTGGCCGTCTCCAAAAAAACGGTAAAGGGGATTCTGGAATCCTGCGGCGTCTCCGAAGCCCGCGTGACCGCCTTTGAAGAAAAGTTTGACACCGAGTTCGGCGCCGATGCCGAGATCAGTCCGCGGAATCTGATTGATACAAAGCAGCTGGAGGTCCGCACTCCCGACGTGACGATCCGTGTCAATCCGGAGCGCAACGACCTGGTTGAAACACGGATCATCGACGGCACCAAATACATTTTGATCCGCGCGGACGAAGGCGTCGAGGTAAACGGAGTGAACATCCATATTTCGTAA
- a CDS encoding response regulator produces the protein MDKTSILVVEDDKAVRNLLTTTLNASHSYSLLTASTGESAISQAASKNPDVMILDLGLPDIDGMKVIRKIRTWSNRPIIVVSARSEDRDIIRALDAGADDYLTKPFSVEELLARIRVAVRKMQYDSRPVLDEASFENGALKIDYSAASVFVDGREVHLTPIEYKLLCLLAKNVGKVLTYHFILTNVWPNPLESDSSLVRVFMATLRKKIEPDPSKPVYIQTRIGIGYRMSRVME, from the coding sequence ATGGATAAAACTTCGATTTTGGTTGTGGAAGATGATAAAGCGGTACGCAATCTGCTTACAACAACGTTAAACGCGTCCCATTCCTATTCGCTGCTGACTGCCTCCACGGGGGAGTCGGCAATTTCACAGGCCGCTTCCAAAAATCCGGACGTCATGATCTTGGATCTGGGACTTCCGGACATAGACGGCATGAAGGTGATCCGGAAAATCCGTACGTGGTCAAACCGTCCGATTATTGTGGTAAGCGCCAGAAGCGAGGACAGGGATATCATCAGGGCCCTTGACGCCGGCGCCGACGATTATCTGACAAAACCCTTCAGTGTGGAGGAGCTTTTGGCAAGAATCCGTGTCGCGGTCCGGAAAATGCAGTATGACAGCCGTCCCGTTCTGGACGAGGCGTCCTTTGAGAACGGAGCCTTAAAAATAGATTATTCCGCCGCATCGGTTTTTGTGGATGGACGGGAAGTTCATCTGACTCCTATTGAATATAAGCTGCTGTGCCTTCTGGCGAAAAATGTCGGCAAGGTGCTGACCTATCATTTTATCCTGACGAATGTCTGGCCAAATCCGCTGGAATCCGATTCTTCCCTGGTCAGGGTATTCATGGCGACGCTCAGAAAAAAAATAGAACCAGACCCCTCCAAACCGGTTTACATCCAGACGCGCATTGGCATCGGTTACAGGATGAGCCGGGTTATGGAGTAA